The genomic segment TCGAAGCGGTCCCCCGGCTTGACCTCGCTGCACACGATGACGCGCCGGCCGTGCAGTTCGGCCAGGTCGGTGGGGTGCCCCTCGTAGGGGCGGGCCATCAGGAAGCCGGGCGGGGCGGCGTCGGCGTAGTCCCCCACCAGCTTGATCAGCACGTCCAGGAGCACCGACTTACCGTTCTTGCCGGAGCCGAACAGGAACGGCATGACCTGTCCGCCGACGTCGCCGGTGATGGAGTAGCCCAGCAGCAGATGCAGGAAGTCGATCATCTCCGCGCCTTCGGGGCCGTCGCCGAAGGTGTCGGTGAGGAAGCGGTCCCAGCGCGGGGTGGGCATCGCCTGGGGGGCCGCGGTGGTGGAGCGGGAGTGGAAGTCCTTGTCGGGGTCGGGGGTACGGATCAGCCCGGTGCGCAGGTCCACGACTCCGGCCGGGGTGCACAGCGCGTACGGGTCGGCGTCGAGGCGGGCCGCGTTGAGGACCATGCCGGGCGCGGACTTGGCCTGCGCGAGCATCGCGTTCATGCCGCTGGTGCTCAGGGCGCGGCGCCGGTGCTGCTGGAGGGCGAGGGAGGTGTACACGCCGCGCGGGTCGTTGCTCGCGAGGGACTCGGCGAGGTCGCCGGCGGCCCACATCACGGTGTCGTCCTCGTCCATCTGCCAGCGGGTGCTGTCCCAGCGGAACCAGCCGAGTCCGGGGACGTGCCGGTAGTCGTTGGAGTAGAGCCGGACGAACAGTTTGGCGTTGCCCCGGTCGCTGAGGGTGTCGGGCAGCAGCCCGTCGGCGGTGGCCTCGGCCTGCACGGGGTCGGCCTGCACGGGGTCGGCCTCGTCGGGGCAGGGGGCCGGCGCGGAGGGGCGCTGGGCGAGGATCTGCGCGGCGACGGCCTGGGCGTCGAAGAGGGCGTCTTCCTGGCGGGACGTCATGCGCGACCTCCCGGCAGCAGCGGGCGGGTGCGGCCGGCGCTGAGGCCGCTGCGGATGATGGCCGTGTAGCGGCGTTCCTGGCCCGGCCTGGCGTGCTCGGCGGCCTCCCTGAGGGCGTGCTCGGCCTCGTCCACGGCGAGCTGTCCTCCGGCCACCAGACCGCCCGCGGTGAAAGCGGCCCGGTTCAACTTCTCGGAGAACGCGGCTCCTTCGCTTACGGCGGCACAGGCGGCCACCTCCGCGAGCAGCGCGGCCAGGACGCGGCTGGCGGCCCCCT from the Streptomyces sp. NBC_00663 genome contains:
- a CDS encoding DNA primase family protein, with amino-acid sequence MTSRQEDALFDAQAVAAQILAQRPSAPAPCPDEADPVQADPVQAEATADGLLPDTLSDRGNAKLFVRLYSNDYRHVPGLGWFRWDSTRWQMDEDDTVMWAAGDLAESLASNDPRGVYTSLALQQHRRRALSTSGMNAMLAQAKSAPGMVLNAARLDADPYALCTPAGVVDLRTGLIRTPDPDKDFHSRSTTAAPQAMPTPRWDRFLTDTFGDGPEGAEMIDFLHLLLGYSITGDVGGQVMPFLFGSGKNGKSVLLDVLIKLVGDYADAAPPGFLMARPYEGHPTDLAELHGRRVIVCSEVKPGDRFDEARVKLLTGGDRIKARRMRQDFFSFQPTHKLWLLGNHRPEVGTGGFAFWRRMRLIPFERVVPDDRKVDNLADILVTEEGPGILNWLILGARRYLGGQKDLNGPERVRIATTAYAETEDHTGRFLSESCRLAPELRAEQAQLYAVYKSWCHNEGAPALSSRAFAARVREVVGLESPKEMILSNQRKYYPGIGLVADEETA